A single Blastopirellula retiformator DNA region contains:
- the rny gene encoding ribonuclease Y: protein MPDPLVNAVFAVVGFAAAIVLVKMIDWLRKKDADTEAEQIRQRAKFDAENLLKEAKIEAKEEAINYKTEAEKDLNRSRDEIRDREKSLDRREESLEQQATHLRKQEHMVENKERRLTEKIDDATRKTEELKAITREQQERLHKMSGLNKDEAKTELLRLLDQELQGETGALILKHQRRIEETCKQQAQDMLLTAIQRFAAAHTAESTTSTIDIPTDDIKGRIIGREGRNIRSFEKETGVDVIIDDTPGVVIVSGFDPVRREIGRIALNKLIADGRIHPTRIEEVVKETQAEIESVINKKGEEAASEADVHGLHPRLIHMLGRLHFRTSYSQNVLRHSIEVGFIAGMLAEMIGLDARIARRAGLLHDIGKAADHELEGGHPKIGADLLKRHGESPEVVHAAFGHHDEIITEYPYTMLVATADAASASRPGARRETLERYIKRMEELEAIARGFSGVEQAFAIQAGRELRVIASSRDTDDEKAAKISRDIAKAFEAQLTYPGEIKVTVVRESRFTEFAR from the coding sequence GTGCCAGACCCCTTAGTTAACGCAGTCTTTGCCGTCGTCGGTTTTGCAGCGGCGATCGTGCTGGTCAAGATGATTGACTGGCTGCGAAAAAAGGATGCCGATACCGAAGCGGAACAGATCCGCCAGCGTGCTAAATTCGACGCCGAGAACCTGCTCAAAGAAGCCAAGATCGAAGCCAAAGAAGAGGCGATCAACTACAAGACCGAAGCCGAAAAAGACCTCAATCGCAGTCGTGACGAAATCCGCGATCGCGAAAAATCGCTCGACCGCCGCGAAGAGTCGCTCGAACAGCAAGCGACCCACCTCCGCAAGCAAGAGCACATGGTCGAAAACAAAGAGCGCCGCCTGACCGAAAAAATCGACGACGCCACTCGCAAGACCGAAGAGCTGAAGGCGATCACCCGCGAACAGCAGGAACGCCTGCACAAGATGAGCGGCTTGAACAAGGACGAGGCGAAGACCGAACTGCTCCGCCTGCTTGACCAAGAGCTACAAGGCGAAACCGGCGCGTTGATCTTGAAGCACCAGCGCCGCATCGAGGAAACCTGTAAGCAACAAGCGCAGGACATGCTGCTGACCGCGATCCAGCGGTTTGCCGCCGCCCACACCGCCGAGTCGACCACCAGCACAATCGACATTCCGACCGACGACATCAAAGGCCGGATCATCGGCCGCGAAGGTCGCAACATCCGTTCGTTTGAAAAAGAGACCGGCGTCGACGTGATCATCGACGACACGCCGGGCGTGGTGATCGTCAGCGGCTTTGACCCAGTCCGTCGCGAGATCGGCCGGATCGCGCTGAACAAGCTGATCGCCGATGGCCGCATCCACCCGACGCGGATCGAAGAGGTCGTCAAAGAGACGCAGGCCGAGATCGAAAGCGTCATCAACAAAAAGGGAGAAGAGGCGGCCAGCGAAGCGGATGTGCACGGCCTGCACCCGCGGTTGATTCACATGCTGGGCCGGCTCCACTTCCGCACCAGTTACAGCCAAAACGTGTTGCGGCACTCGATCGAAGTCGGCTTCATCGCCGGCATGCTGGCCGAGATGATCGGGCTCGACGCGCGCATCGCCCGCCGGGCCGGTTTGCTGCATGACATCGGTAAAGCGGCCGACCATGAACTGGAAGGGGGACACCCCAAAATCGGCGCCGACTTGCTGAAGCGTCACGGCGAATCGCCGGAAGTGGTGCACGCCGCTTTCGGTCACCACGACGAGATCATCACCGAGTATCCCTACACGATGTTGGTCGCCACGGCCGATGCGGCCAGCGCGTCCCGTCCTGGGGCTCGCCGCGAAACGCTCGAGCGCTACATCAAGCGGATGGAAGAGTTGGAAGCGATCGCCCGCGGCTTTAGCGGCGTCGAACAGGCGTTTGCAATTCAAGCCGGCCGCGAACTTCGGGTGATCGCCAGCAGCCGCGACACCGATGACGAAAAAGCGGCGAAGATTTCCCGCGACATCGCCAAGGCGTTCGAGGCTCAACTGACCTACCCCGGCGAAATCAAAGTGACCGTCGTCCGCGAGTCTCGGTTTACCGAGTTCGCACGATAA
- a CDS encoding TIGR00282 family metallophosphoesterase yields MRILHIGDIVGKPGRDIVRTALYGLRRREGLSLIIANAENACGGSGLTPAAYRELIDCGVDAITMGDHIYRRKELFQTLQQQNNIVKPANYPKSAPGKEFVIVEAAGGIRVAVISIMGRVFMRPVDCPWEAIDRVLATIPASVKIRCVDFHAEATSDKQVMGRYLDGRVSSVLGTHTHVATADEQIYKGGTAFQCDLGMTGPHESIIGRNIERVTETTTTFRPTQFDVARDDVRLNGSIVDVNPETGKATSIRRIQIREDEAKALAAEYPKNASG; encoded by the coding sequence GTGCGGATTTTGCACATTGGCGACATCGTCGGCAAACCAGGACGCGACATCGTACGCACGGCCCTGTATGGCCTGCGTCGGCGCGAAGGGCTGAGCCTGATCATCGCCAATGCTGAAAACGCCTGCGGCGGCTCGGGCCTGACCCCGGCCGCCTATCGCGAACTGATCGACTGCGGCGTCGATGCGATCACCATGGGAGATCACATCTACCGCCGCAAAGAGCTGTTCCAGACGCTGCAGCAGCAGAACAACATCGTCAAACCGGCGAACTACCCCAAGTCGGCGCCCGGCAAAGAGTTCGTCATTGTCGAAGCGGCCGGCGGCATTCGGGTCGCCGTGATCAGCATCATGGGGCGGGTCTTCATGCGGCCGGTCGACTGCCCCTGGGAAGCGATCGACCGCGTGCTGGCGACGATTCCTGCTAGCGTCAAGATTCGCTGCGTCGACTTCCACGCCGAAGCGACCAGCGACAAACAGGTGATGGGACGCTATCTCGACGGCCGCGTCTCTTCCGTCTTGGGCACCCATACCCACGTGGCGACCGCCGACGAGCAGATTTACAAAGGAGGGACCGCCTTCCAGTGCGATCTTGGCATGACCGGTCCCCACGAAAGCATCATCGGTCGCAATATCGAGCGGGTCACCGAGACGACCACTACCTTCCGTCCTACCCAATTTGACGTCGCCCGCGATGACGTTCGCCTGAATGGCAGCATCGTCGACGTCAATCCAGAGACCGGCAAAGCGACCAGTATTCGGCGAATTCAGATTCGCGAAGACGAAGCGAAGGCGCTGGCGGCCGAATACCCGAAAAATGCGTCCGGCTGA
- a CDS encoding DUF2752 domain-containing protein, with product MSAPSPPTGTLGWFSRSLLGLVGLTVAGLLVTAATLTPNKQGLGTHQQLGLPPCSSRVWFGVRCPACGMTTSWAYLTKGNVVGSIRSNAAGFLLGLTALVSAPWLLITAARGRPPLGYPNEIAALVVVCSIAAVMAIEWLFRVV from the coding sequence ATGAGCGCTCCGTCGCCCCCAACCGGTACGCTTGGCTGGTTCAGCAGATCGCTGCTAGGACTGGTCGGGCTGACAGTCGCCGGATTGCTGGTAACGGCCGCGACGCTGACACCAAACAAACAGGGCCTGGGAACGCACCAACAACTTGGTTTGCCCCCATGTTCGTCGCGAGTTTGGTTTGGCGTTCGCTGCCCGGCGTGCGGAATGACCACCTCGTGGGCTTACTTGACGAAAGGAAACGTCGTCGGTTCGATTCGCTCGAACGCCGCCGGTTTTCTGTTGGGGCTTACGGCGCTAGTTAGCGCTCCTTGGCTACTAATCACGGCTGCCCGAGGCCGACCGCCGCTGGGTTATCCCAACGAGATCGCCGCTTTGGTCGTCGTGTGCAGCATCGCCGCAGTCATGGCCATCGAGTGGCTATTTCGCGTGGTTTGA
- a CDS encoding alpha/beta hydrolase codes for MALVLSFAVLSHAQAPAGAKGKIPPPENVSLMTKDGVPLRAIYFPSPKEKKAVPVIMLHGWEGKKEDVAGLAGVLQKQEGYAVIVPDLRGHGASEWTVQLNDRVSKTIKPDDMKRQQMALFMNEDMEAIKRFLMEQNNEGKLNIELLTIVAADDFSSVLAANWAAKDWSWPILAGLKQGQDVKALVLVSPDTSFKGFSATQAFNHPSLQTKVSIMLVASKDSRGYSDAKQIEKQLARGRLNPTAEGRDLFLAGKDGNAKGTALLMNPAYNVLRDIKYLIDNRVIARGDEFPWTDRSSPLSK; via the coding sequence ATGGCGCTCGTTCTTAGTTTCGCCGTCCTCTCCCACGCGCAAGCCCCGGCTGGCGCGAAGGGCAAGATCCCGCCGCCAGAAAACGTCTCGCTGATGACCAAAGACGGCGTGCCGCTGCGGGCGATCTACTTTCCCAGCCCCAAGGAGAAAAAAGCGGTTCCGGTCATCATGCTGCATGGCTGGGAAGGCAAAAAGGAAGATGTCGCCGGCCTGGCAGGCGTCTTGCAGAAACAGGAAGGCTACGCGGTGATCGTGCCTGATCTGCGCGGGCATGGCGCCAGCGAGTGGACCGTCCAGCTGAACGATCGCGTCAGCAAGACGATCAAACCAGACGACATGAAACGCCAGCAAATGGCGTTGTTCATGAACGAAGACATGGAAGCGATCAAGCGCTTCCTGATGGAGCAAAACAACGAAGGCAAGCTGAACATCGAGTTGCTGACGATCGTCGCCGCCGACGATTTCAGCAGCGTTCTGGCCGCCAACTGGGCCGCCAAAGACTGGAGCTGGCCGATTTTGGCCGGCCTGAAGCAGGGGCAAGACGTCAAAGCGCTCGTCCTGGTTTCGCCCGATACCAGCTTCAAAGGCTTTAGCGCTACGCAGGCCTTCAACCATCCGTCGCTGCAGACCAAGGTCTCGATCATGTTGGTCGCGTCCAAAGACTCGCGAGGTTATAGCGACGCCAAGCAGATCGAAAAGCAGCTGGCCCGCGGTCGCCTGAACCCGACCGCCGAAGGCCGCGACCTGTTTCTGGCGGGCAAAGATGGCAACGCCAAAGGAACGGCGCTGCTAATGAACCCGGCCTACAACGTCCTTCGCGATATCAAGTACCTGATCGACAATCGCGTGATCGCTCGGGGTGACGAGTTCCCCTGGACCGATCGCTCGAGCCCGCTGAGCAAATAG
- a CDS encoding LysM peptidoglycan-binding domain-containing protein, whose product MQGNSKLLTMAAIGVIGVGAAMPYWSRSELSSPSSAAVPRVDAFIGQEQQPAAAPEFVLPEIRKAVSLDPGSGGGLDIAVAATPNLADEYPTAITPSSTPQQLVDLSPSGYQRVSVARHEPRENSVESFAIPVEMPAGDVYRVPEPRQIAAPRSQVAPEVEAPSVSPPQQPGSRWQPQTTSIVANKPVLPASSPQSTPAPAPRSFVPQPQSRPQAPAQPRRRHRLVDGDTLPQLAERYLGSADMAWAIFEANRNVLSDPQLLPLKVEITIPGSHEIGAGPQVQPSGQPGSVSAASSTMRPLVPLGTQPQPQLRMVPLNHR is encoded by the coding sequence ATGCAGGGCAATTCGAAACTGCTTACGATGGCGGCGATCGGTGTGATCGGCGTCGGCGCCGCAATGCCGTATTGGTCGCGTAGCGAACTTTCTTCCCCCTCCTCTGCTGCTGTGCCGCGCGTCGACGCGTTCATTGGCCAAGAGCAGCAGCCAGCGGCTGCGCCTGAATTCGTCCTGCCTGAGATCCGCAAGGCGGTTTCGCTCGATCCTGGTTCCGGCGGCGGGCTCGACATTGCCGTGGCCGCAACGCCAAACCTGGCCGATGAGTACCCGACGGCGATCACGCCGTCGTCCACGCCGCAGCAGCTGGTCGATCTGAGCCCGAGCGGCTATCAGCGGGTCTCCGTCGCTCGCCATGAGCCTCGAGAGAATTCGGTAGAGTCGTTCGCCATTCCGGTCGAAATGCCCGCAGGCGACGTCTACCGAGTTCCAGAGCCGCGTCAGATTGCCGCGCCCCGGTCGCAGGTGGCCCCCGAGGTCGAGGCGCCATCCGTCTCGCCGCCGCAACAGCCAGGATCGCGTTGGCAGCCGCAGACCACCTCAATCGTGGCGAACAAGCCGGTCTTGCCCGCCTCGTCGCCGCAATCGACTCCGGCTCCGGCGCCGCGATCGTTTGTTCCGCAGCCCCAGTCGCGGCCACAGGCTCCGGCTCAGCCCCGTCGCCGACATCGATTGGTTGATGGCGATACGCTTCCGCAGTTGGCCGAGCGTTATCTGGGGAGCGCCGACATGGCGTGGGCGATCTTCGAGGCGAACCGCAACGTGCTGAGCGATCCGCAACTGCTGCCGCTGAAGGTGGAGATCACCATTCCCGGCTCCCACGAGATTGGCGCCGGCCCGCAGGTTCAGCCCAGCGGTCAGCCGGGCAGCGTCAGCGCCGCTTCGTCGACGATGCGGCCGCTTGTGCCGCTGGGGACTCAGCCGCAGCCGCAACTGCGGATGGTGCCGCTGAATCACCGCTAA
- the secD gene encoding protein translocase subunit SecD, which yields MRKYVAMTLALLLTAAAMAWGPAVNLDSWLGDLSLIADASAQEEALSSPDAPPIEVKVEDAATATSGTGGSALMTLAAVLAVLGLPIAAGIFLANSLRMPTYGWRLALIFVTIVVATTAVVRGWPPKFGIDLQGGVILIYEIDEDETKIYLAEQKKTDKDAGAAAADQDSSLAYNMNELIANLKNRVNPSGVREVVIRAYGSKQVEVIIPNAESADLAVIKDKITTAGMLEFMIVANANDHESLINRASEPKQQGERYVVSSTGRAEGKWVGVRKEDGVYQWDGFGSFTAAADGSPVLSSQGFLVRGGQATGQPLQILMKMEPKPLTGGYLTAARRTYDTNGGGLAVEFNLNSAGASLMSKLTRDNLPDGNRVRQLGIVMDDYIVSAPAVQGVIGDRGIITGRFTEADIEKLTGVLQAGKLPVVLRKEPISEQTISATLGDDTIRKGKWAIGISLALVLIFMIVYYHVAGVVACAAVLLNLVLILAAMILFNADLTLPGIAGLVLTVGMSVDANVLIYERIREELNHGASLRMALVNGFSKATTTIVDANLTTLITALVLYRIGTDQVRGFAVTLVLGIMMSMFTAIFCSRVFFDIAEKKRWLTMLTMLPTASGAKFDFLGKRKMAMAISLVLIVVGILAVGARGKTIFDIDFNGGSSVQVFLKEPMPIAKVREMVSEKLPDVSISAVTLEGKQNQIYKIDTSLTGLGKLGSLKVTDRAGKSATVDLSGADSLRDIATAISEAGTQISAELTPDRGGILIRDASNANDGTMSIESAGDLETAQRLNLKFAVDGPRYSTGDIPEGVEVVQAELEKIFRTESGESLLVMHNVSVSEVGAIDAKSTEPAPEATGSAVPKKPAADAQSIHRVRRTDLPADGMLALAQEGDEEKPEEPAKEEPAKEEPAKEEPTKEEPKPETPAEPATEEPKAETPAEPGMEEPAKEKPATEEPMAETPAPMTEAPVGDVPTEPQDPLEEPLIDGGAIIAPLQFQSTLSFDEKITAQTLQSLVLQASDELGMERPQIHLLRDGLAIPLDSSVSGTEWTVQLSGSKENATKIFDKIRSELTSTPVWPSSSNIGSQVAGDMQQMAVFALVLSLVGVVAYIWFRFQNLAFGLAAVVALVHDVLITLGALALTAWLQYVFGFLQIDEMKISLPVVAAFLTLIGYSLNDTIVVFDRIREVRGKSHDLTIDMVNVSINQTLGRTILTSLTTFIVVVILFFLGGEGVHSFSFALVVGIFVGTYSSIFVASPVLVWLMDREKKRGAAA from the coding sequence ATGCGTAAATACGTGGCAATGACGCTCGCGTTACTATTGACGGCTGCGGCCATGGCTTGGGGCCCGGCGGTCAATTTGGACAGCTGGCTAGGAGATCTCTCGCTGATCGCCGACGCTTCGGCCCAGGAAGAAGCGTTGTCTTCGCCTGACGCCCCGCCGATTGAGGTCAAAGTGGAAGACGCCGCTACCGCGACCAGCGGAACCGGCGGATCGGCCCTGATGACCTTGGCGGCCGTGCTGGCGGTCTTGGGCTTGCCGATCGCCGCGGGCATCTTTCTGGCCAACTCGCTGCGAATGCCGACGTATGGTTGGCGGTTGGCGCTGATCTTCGTCACGATCGTCGTCGCGACGACTGCCGTGGTTCGTGGATGGCCGCCGAAATTCGGCATCGACCTCCAGGGGGGCGTCATCCTGATTTACGAGATCGACGAAGACGAAACGAAGATCTATCTCGCCGAACAGAAGAAGACCGACAAAGACGCCGGCGCCGCGGCGGCTGATCAAGACTCTTCGCTCGCCTACAACATGAACGAACTGATCGCGAACCTCAAGAATCGCGTCAACCCGTCCGGCGTTCGCGAAGTCGTGATTCGCGCTTACGGCAGCAAGCAGGTCGAAGTGATCATCCCCAATGCCGAGTCGGCCGACTTGGCGGTGATCAAAGACAAGATCACGACCGCCGGTATGTTGGAGTTCATGATCGTCGCCAACGCGAACGATCACGAGTCGCTGATCAATCGGGCTAGCGAGCCGAAGCAACAGGGCGAACGCTACGTCGTGAGTTCAACCGGCCGCGCCGAAGGCAAATGGGTCGGCGTTCGCAAAGAAGACGGCGTCTACCAGTGGGACGGTTTCGGTTCGTTCACTGCGGCCGCCGACGGTTCGCCGGTGCTCAGCTCGCAAGGCTTTCTGGTTCGCGGCGGCCAAGCGACCGGTCAGCCGCTGCAGATATTGATGAAGATGGAGCCGAAACCGCTGACCGGCGGTTACCTGACCGCGGCCCGTCGCACCTACGACACCAACGGCGGCGGTTTGGCGGTTGAATTTAATCTGAACAGCGCCGGCGCTTCGCTGATGTCGAAGCTGACCCGCGACAACCTGCCCGACGGCAATCGCGTACGCCAGCTCGGCATCGTGATGGACGACTACATCGTTTCGGCCCCAGCGGTTCAAGGCGTGATCGGCGATCGCGGTATTATCACGGGCCGCTTTACCGAAGCGGACATCGAAAAACTGACCGGCGTTTTGCAGGCTGGTAAGTTGCCGGTGGTGCTTCGCAAAGAGCCGATCAGCGAACAGACGATCAGCGCGACCCTGGGGGACGACACCATCCGTAAGGGCAAATGGGCGATCGGCATCAGCCTGGCGCTGGTGTTGATCTTCATGATCGTCTACTACCATGTCGCCGGCGTGGTGGCGTGTGCGGCGGTGTTGTTGAACTTGGTGTTGATCTTGGCGGCGATGATCTTGTTCAACGCCGACTTGACGCTGCCGGGCATCGCCGGTTTGGTGCTGACCGTCGGTATGTCGGTCGACGCCAACGTGCTGATTTATGAACGTATCCGTGAAGAGCTGAATCATGGCGCCTCGCTCCGGATGGCGCTGGTCAATGGTTTCAGCAAAGCGACCACGACGATTGTCGACGCCAACCTGACGACGCTGATCACCGCCTTGGTGCTGTACCGCATCGGTACCGACCAGGTTCGCGGCTTCGCCGTTACTTTGGTGCTCGGCATCATGATGAGTATGTTTACGGCGATCTTCTGCTCGCGGGTCTTCTTTGACATCGCCGAGAAGAAGCGCTGGTTGACGATGTTGACGATGCTGCCGACCGCCAGCGGAGCGAAGTTCGACTTCCTCGGCAAGCGGAAGATGGCGATGGCGATTTCGCTGGTCTTGATCGTCGTCGGCATCCTGGCCGTCGGCGCCCGCGGCAAGACGATCTTCGACATCGACTTCAACGGCGGTTCGTCGGTTCAGGTTTTCCTGAAAGAGCCGATGCCGATCGCGAAGGTCCGCGAAATGGTGAGCGAAAAGCTGCCGGACGTCTCGATCAGCGCCGTGACGCTGGAGGGCAAGCAAAACCAGATCTACAAGATCGACACTTCGCTGACTGGTCTCGGCAAGCTCGGTTCGTTGAAGGTGACCGATCGCGCCGGCAAGTCGGCGACGGTCGATTTGAGCGGAGCTGACTCGCTGCGTGACATCGCGACGGCGATCAGCGAAGCCGGCACGCAGATCTCGGCCGAGTTGACCCCGGATCGCGGCGGTATTCTGATTCGCGACGCGTCGAACGCTAATGACGGCACGATGTCGATCGAAAGCGCCGGCGACTTGGAAACGGCCCAGCGCTTGAACCTGAAGTTCGCCGTCGATGGACCGCGCTACTCGACCGGAGATATTCCGGAAGGGGTCGAAGTGGTTCAGGCCGAACTCGAAAAGATCTTCCGCACCGAGAGCGGCGAGAGCCTGCTGGTGATGCATAACGTCTCGGTCAGCGAAGTTGGCGCCATCGACGCCAAGTCGACCGAACCGGCGCCGGAAGCGACCGGTAGCGCCGTTCCCAAAAAGCCGGCCGCTGACGCCCAGTCGATCCATCGCGTTCGTCGCACCGACCTGCCGGCCGACGGCATGTTAGCCTTGGCTCAGGAAGGTGATGAAGAGAAGCCGGAAGAACCAGCGAAGGAAGAACCAGCGAAGGAAGAACCAGCGAAGGAAGAACCGACGAAGGAAGAACCTAAACCGGAGACACCCGCCGAGCCGGCGACCGAAGAGCCGAAAGCGGAAACTCCGGCTGAGCCCGGGATGGAAGAACCGGCCAAAGAGAAGCCCGCCACCGAAGAGCCGATGGCGGAAACCCCGGCGCCGATGACCGAAGCTCCGGTCGGCGACGTGCCGACCGAACCGCAGGATCCGCTCGAAGAGCCCCTGATCGACGGTGGCGCCATCATCGCTCCGCTACAGTTCCAATCGACCTTGTCGTTCGACGAGAAGATTACGGCCCAGACGCTGCAGAGCTTGGTTCTGCAGGCTTCGGACGAACTGGGAATGGAACGCCCGCAGATTCACCTGCTTCGTGATGGTCTGGCGATTCCGCTCGACAGTAGCGTCAGCGGGACCGAATGGACGGTTCAGCTGTCCGGCAGCAAAGAAAACGCAACCAAGATTTTCGACAAGATCCGCAGCGAACTGACGAGCACGCCGGTTTGGCCCTCGTCCAGCAACATCGGGTCGCAGGTCGCCGGCGACATGCAGCAGATGGCGGTCTTCGCCCTGGTGCTGAGCCTAGTTGGCGTGGTCGCCTACATCTGGTTCCGTTTCCAGAACTTAGCGTTTGGTTTGGCGGCGGTTGTGGCCTTGGTTCACGACGTGCTGATCACACTGGGCGCCTTGGCCCTGACGGCCTGGCTGCAGTACGTCTTCGGCTTCCTGCAGATCGACGAAATGAAGATCAGTCTGCCGGTGGTCGCCGCGTTCCTGACGCTGATTGGTTACTCGCTCAACGATACGATCGTCGTCTTCGACCGCATCCGCGAAGTCCGCGGCAAGAGCCACGACCTGACGATCGACATGGTGAACGTTTCGATCAACCAGACGCTGGGACGTACGATCCTGACCTCGTTGACCACCTTTATCGTGGTCGTGATCCTCTTCTTCCTCGGCGGCGAGGGGGTTCACAGTTTCTCGTTTGCGTTGGTGGTCGGCATCTTCGTCGGTACCTACAGCTCGATCTTCGTCGCTTCGCCGGTGTTGGTCTGGTTGATGGATCGCGAAAAGAAGCGTGGCGCCGCCGCCTAG
- the yajC gene encoding preprotein translocase subunit YajC, whose amino-acid sequence MTTQFVLFAQAAPQAEGGIADTLLWLIPPALLLAGFFLLMRPEQKKRKEMEDLIANLKKNDRVETIGGIVATVVSVKKDQGEVVVRIDEKTGAEIRLKVRAIARVLDKDKNGNSDQQNEEKASAGS is encoded by the coding sequence TTGACGACTCAATTCGTTCTGTTTGCTCAAGCGGCCCCGCAAGCTGAAGGGGGAATCGCCGACACGTTGTTGTGGTTGATTCCGCCGGCGCTGTTGCTGGCCGGTTTCTTTCTCTTGATGCGTCCTGAGCAGAAAAAACGCAAAGAGATGGAAGATCTGATCGCCAACCTGAAAAAGAACGATCGCGTCGAGACGATCGGCGGCATCGTGGCGACTGTGGTGAGCGTGAAAAAAGACCAAGGCGAAGTGGTCGTCCGCATTGATGAAAAGACGGGCGCCGAGATTCGACTCAAGGTGCGTGCGATCGCGCGGGTGTTGGACAAAGACAAAAACGGCAACAGCGACCAGCAAAACGAAGAAAAAGCTTCGGCTGGATCCTAA
- the tgt gene encoding tRNA guanosine(34) transglycosylase Tgt, giving the protein MTLTSERPFRYETLQQSGKARRGTFHTPHGPVQTPAFMPVGTQGTVKGLEIGLVRETGAEMILGNTYHLSLRPGEQIVRELGGLHEFSGWHGPILTDSGGFQIFSLAQMAKINEEGAIFRSHIDGSQISLSPERSIEIQEALGSDVAMVLDHVVALPNEEKVIREACDRSIRWAARCQQAATRADQAQFAIVQGGLDEKLRVYCAEELGKLEFPGYAIGGLSVGEPPPEMYRILDATCPVLPADRPRYLMGVGRPEDLLEGIRRGVDLFDCVMPTRNGRNALAFTDEGTLRLRNAKYQTDKRPISPASPERVRQHSRGYIRHLFQAKEMLGPMLLTLQNLAYYQQLMAGARQAIEEDRFEAFYEQKMNGWRNGDE; this is encoded by the coding sequence GTGACTTTGACATCTGAGCGACCATTTCGCTACGAAACGCTGCAGCAAAGCGGCAAGGCTCGCCGCGGCACGTTTCATACGCCGCATGGCCCGGTGCAGACGCCCGCCTTTATGCCGGTCGGCACGCAAGGGACCGTCAAGGGGCTGGAGATCGGCCTGGTTCGCGAGACCGGCGCCGAGATGATCCTCGGCAACACTTACCATCTTTCGCTGCGACCGGGTGAGCAGATCGTGAGAGAGCTGGGCGGCCTGCACGAGTTCTCTGGCTGGCACGGTCCGATTCTGACCGACAGCGGCGGCTTTCAGATTTTCAGCCTGGCTCAGATGGCGAAGATCAATGAAGAAGGCGCCATTTTTCGCTCGCATATCGACGGCTCGCAGATCTCCCTTTCGCCGGAACGGTCGATCGAAATCCAAGAGGCGTTGGGGAGCGACGTCGCCATGGTCTTGGATCATGTCGTGGCGTTGCCGAACGAAGAAAAGGTGATTCGCGAGGCCTGCGACCGTTCGATTCGCTGGGCGGCCCGGTGTCAGCAGGCGGCGACGCGTGCCGACCAGGCGCAGTTTGCGATCGTTCAGGGAGGTCTGGACGAAAAACTTCGAGTTTATTGCGCCGAGGAGCTGGGGAAGCTGGAGTTCCCTGGCTATGCGATTGGCGGGCTCAGCGTGGGCGAACCGCCCCCTGAGATGTACCGGATTTTGGATGCGACCTGCCCGGTGCTGCCGGCCGACCGTCCGCGGTATCTAATGGGGGTCGGGCGTCCCGAAGATTTGCTGGAAGGGATCCGTCGCGGGGTCGATTTGTTCGATTGCGTGATGCCGACGCGGAATGGACGCAATGCGCTGGCGTTTACCGACGAAGGGACGTTGCGGCTGCGTAACGCGAAGTATCAGACCGATAAACGGCCGATTTCGCCAGCATCCCCCGAGCGGGTTCGTCAACATAGTCGGGGCTATATCCGGCATTTGTTCCAGGCGAAAGAGATGCTGGGGCCGATGTTGTTGACGCTGCAAAACCTGGCGTATTACCAGCAATTGATGGCCGGAGCGCGGCAAGCGATCGAGGAAGATCGCTTCGAGGCTTTTTATGAGCAGAAGATGAATGGTTGGCGAAACGGCGATGAATGA